The following proteins are encoded in a genomic region of Dasypus novemcinctus isolate mDasNov1 chromosome 3, mDasNov1.1.hap2, whole genome shotgun sequence:
- the LOC101445870 gene encoding olfactory receptor 4L1 — MDVKNGSVVTEFILLAFSGSRTLQIFFFVTFSLIYSATVMGNTLIMVIVTYNSSFHSPMYFLLGNLSFMDMCLSTVTTPKMIADLLTEHKIISLWGCMAQMFFMHLFGGAEMTLLIAMACDRYVAICKPLHYKTIMSHRVLNGFVILAWIIGFVHTMSQMVLIVNLPFCGHNVIDNIFCDLPLVIKLACVETYTLELFVIADSGLLSLICFILLLVSYTIILVTVWQRSSEGLSKALSTLSAHIIVVTLFFGPCIFTYAWPFKTFAGNKVLAVFYTVFTPLLNPIIYTLRSKKMQSAMRKLWP, encoded by the coding sequence TTCCTTGATCTACAGTGCTACTGTGATGGGAAATACTCTTATTATGGTCATAGTGACATATAATTCCTCCTTTCACTCTCCCATGTACTTCCTCCTTGGAAATCTCTCTTTTATGGACATGTGTCTCTCCACTGTCACCACACCCAAGATGATTGCAGACTTGCTCACTGAACACAAGATCATCTCCTTATGGGGCTGCATGGCCCAGATGTTCTTCATGCACTTATTTGGAGGTGCTGAGATGACTCTTCTGATAGCCATGGCCTGTGACAGGTATGTAGCCATATGTAAACCCCTGCACTACAAGACAATCATGAGCCACAGGGTGCTGAATGGGTTTGTGATACTTGCATGGATAATTGGTTTTGTACATACAATGAGCCAGATGGTGTTAATAGTGAATTTGCCTTTCTGTGGCCACAATGTCATAGATAACATATTTTGTGACCTTCCCCTCGTGATTAAGCTTGCTTGTGTTGAAACTTATACCCTGGAATTGTTTGTCATTGCTGACAGTGGGTTGCTATCATTAATCTGTTTCATCCTCCTGCTTGTCTCCTACACTATCATCTTAGTCACTGTATGGCAAAGATCATCTGAAGGGCTCTCCAAGGCTCTGTCCACATTGTCTGCCCATATCATTGTGGTCACTCTGTTCTTTGGACCTTGTATTTTTACTTATGCCTGGCCATTCAAGACTTTTGCAGGAAATAAAGTCCTTGCTGTGTTTTACACTGTTTTTACACCCTTACTGAACCCTATTATTTATACCCTGAGAAGCAAAAAAATGCAAAGTGCTATGAGAAAATTATGGCCATAA